One part of the Aurantibacillus circumpalustris genome encodes these proteins:
- a CDS encoding tyrosine-type recombinase/integrase has product MKTTKIISPEFKLLVSGMEQEIRKENKSTTYFNENSAYIHEYLSYMEMLGINRVVNLNQELINQYIVYLEQERVNIRRGGLLSTGTVNKQKNVIRKFWAYLESEGYRVNPIRLKQKGYNKQETFALTHREIQWLYSVTDASAIGYRDRCMLALYYGCGLRRSEGIRLTVTDIDFGKSRLLVRKTKNGHERYVMLSPKVQQLIEDYVYQARDLYLAEGSGHERLFIGERGKPVHAETISERNEVLWRRVKGRYNAEKEVFGLHTLRHTLGTHLYMAGMGIEKIALMLGHRTLESTQIYIHSANILEHE; this is encoded by the coding sequence ATGAAAACAACAAAAATCATAAGCCCAGAATTTAAACTTTTGGTGAGTGGCATGGAGCAAGAAATCAGAAAGGAAAATAAATCGACAACTTATTTTAATGAGAACTCTGCATACATCCACGAGTATCTGAGTTACATGGAGATGCTGGGAATAAATAGAGTGGTGAATCTTAATCAGGAACTAATAAATCAATATATAGTTTACCTAGAACAAGAAAGGGTAAACATACGCCGTGGTGGCCTGCTTTCAACTGGTACTGTGAACAAACAAAAAAATGTGATCCGAAAGTTTTGGGCTTATCTTGAAAGCGAAGGTTACAGAGTAAATCCAATCCGATTAAAACAAAAAGGCTACAACAAACAAGAAACCTTCGCCTTAACTCATCGAGAAATTCAATGGCTTTATTCCGTTACTGATGCCTCAGCAATTGGATATCGAGACCGTTGTATGTTGGCGCTTTATTATGGTTGTGGTCTTCGCAGAAGCGAAGGAATAAGGCTGACTGTTACTGATATTGATTTTGGTAAATCAAGGTTGTTAGTCAGAAAGACGAAGAATGGCCATGAGCGTTATGTCATGCTCTCGCCAAAGGTCCAACAATTAATTGAGGACTATGTTTACCAAGCTAGGGATTTGTATTTAGCTGAAGGTTCAGGCCATGAACGTTTGTTTATTGGTGAACGTGGAAAACCTGTTCACGCTGAAACCATAAGTGAAAGAAACGAAGTTCTTTGGCGCAGAGTAAAAGGGCGCTACAATGCAGAAAAGGAAGTTTTTGGATTACATACACTTAGGCATACGCTTGGAACACACCTTTACATGGCTGGAATGGGGATAGAAAAAATAGCTCTCATGCTTGGTCATCGCACTTTAGAATCCACACAAATTTACATTCACTCAGCAAATATATTAGAACATGAATAA
- a CDS encoding recombinase family protein gives MKTAIYVRCSTKHHHQDTDNQLLQLNAFCAKQGFEITKVYSDYESGDSENRKSFKAMFADASKRRFDLLLFWSLDRFSREGVRQTITHLQTLESYGVVYKSYSEQYIDSTGIFKDVIISILATLARQEKIRISERVKAGLEKAKLNGKTGGRPKLSEDLINKVAYYKRLGFSNRRISRELKISNTTVGHYV, from the coding sequence ATGAAAACAGCAATCTATGTAAGATGTTCAACCAAGCATCACCACCAAGACACAGATAATCAACTATTGCAACTTAATGCCTTTTGCGCAAAGCAAGGTTTTGAGATCACAAAAGTTTATAGCGATTATGAATCTGGTGATTCAGAGAACCGTAAATCTTTCAAGGCAATGTTTGCCGATGCAAGTAAACGCAGATTTGATTTGTTGTTGTTTTGGTCATTGGATCGTTTTTCTCGTGAAGGCGTTCGCCAAACAATTACTCATCTTCAAACACTGGAGAGTTATGGTGTGGTATATAAAAGTTACTCGGAACAGTATATTGATAGCACAGGAATTTTTAAAGACGTAATTATTAGCATACTCGCCACCTTGGCCAGACAAGAAAAAATTCGCATCAGCGAACGAGTAAAAGCAGGACTTGAAAAAGCAAAGTTGAATGGTAAAACAGGAGGCCGACCAAAACTCAGTGAAGACCTTATTAATAAGGTAGCATATTACAAACGCCTAGGTTTTTCAAATAGAAGAATTTCACGTGAATTAAAAATCTCTAATACAACGGTGGGGCACTATGTGTAG
- a CDS encoding WYL domain-containing protein, giving the protein MSSSENTMFCVVMALSQRQLLKIKYDKDSDFRVIEPYMLGENAKKEAILRAFDLSKNDWRLFLLSKITEIWILETQFKGFRSGFNSGSDKAIKKIFRSLK; this is encoded by the coding sequence ATGAGTAGTTCTGAAAACACAATGTTTTGCGTTGTTATGGCCTTGAGCCAGCGCCAGCTTTTAAAGATCAAATACGACAAAGATTCAGATTTCCGAGTGATTGAACCTTATATGTTAGGCGAAAACGCCAAAAAAGAAGCTATACTCCGAGCCTTTGACCTCAGCAAGAACGACTGGCGTTTGTTCTTGCTTTCAAAAATAACCGAGATATGGATTTTAGAAACTCAGTTTAAAGGTTTTCGATCAGGTTTTAATTCTGGATCGGACAAGGCCATTAAAAAGATATTCAGAAGTCTGAAGTAA
- a CDS encoding DNA cytosine methyltransferase codes for MNVLSLFDGIGVAYLALKRAGIKVDKYYASEIDLNAIKVAMANHPDIIQVGDVTLLKSSALAPIDLLIGGSPCTNLSSMGKQEGLQGQHSKLFYEYVRLLNETKPRYFLLENVASMRNEEREKISALMGVEPIMINSSLVSAQCRKRLYWTNIPGVCLPEDKNIKFQDIVSGGFVDRERSHAILTNQLPQTEVGLNRYLFKCTGQIVFKDRFFAELDKEIKAERFKNMKKLSLLDAEKNKAFKNGVFRNITIHEAEALQTLPKNYTAGIALSNRFRALGNSFTCDVIAGILREALN; via the coding sequence ATGAATGTTCTCTCTTTATTTGATGGGATTGGTGTGGCTTATTTGGCTCTGAAACGAGCAGGAATTAAAGTCGATAAATATTACGCTTCTGAAATTGATTTAAATGCCATTAAAGTAGCTATGGCAAATCACCCCGACATTATACAGGTCGGTGATGTAACACTTCTCAAAAGCTCCGCTTTAGCACCAATTGATTTATTAATTGGTGGTTCGCCTTGTACCAACTTATCCAGCATGGGTAAACAGGAAGGTTTGCAGGGGCAACACTCGAAGCTATTTTATGAGTATGTACGATTGCTTAACGAAACAAAGCCTCGTTATTTTTTACTTGAAAATGTCGCTTCGATGCGCAATGAGGAGAGAGAGAAAATTTCAGCTTTGATGGGGGTTGAACCGATAATGATAAACTCCTCTTTGGTGTCGGCACAATGTCGTAAACGTTTATACTGGACGAATATCCCAGGGGTCTGTTTACCTGAAGACAAAAACATAAAATTTCAGGACATTGTTTCGGGTGGATTTGTGGACCGAGAAAGAAGCCATGCTATACTTACCAATCAGCTCCCACAAACTGAGGTTGGTTTAAATCGTTACCTGTTTAAATGCACTGGTCAAATTGTTTTTAAGGATCGCTTTTTCGCCGAGCTGGATAAAGAGATCAAAGCGGAGCGTTTTAAAAATATGAAGAAGCTGAGTTTGCTAGATGCCGAGAAAAACAAAGCTTTTAAAAACGGTGTGTTTAGAAATATCACCATACATGAAGCTGAGGCTTTACAAACTTTGCCAAAAAATTATACAGCTGGTATTGCTTTATCGAACAGGTTTAGGGCGCTGGGTAATTCGTTTACCTGTGATGTGATTGCAGGGATTCTTCGTGAAGCTTTAAATTAA